One region of Dokdonia sp. 4H-3-7-5 genomic DNA includes:
- a CDS encoding nucleoside monophosphate kinase, with amino-acid sequence MRKLNILFLDFGLSKDKTESALSYELNSSVFNLGKSLREQLRKDDDLGKEMMKLLDSGKMLTTDIIGKFISKNLKEIDDNVLLAEYPRTVEQFNGLKKVLITENIEIENIWYFKQNEPKTFMKEHFENPKQRQWVDKYGSEIIDNWKTKFKERSEQITEIKKASDEYNWKVIEMDFVADLSTEYIQQRIKDCA; translated from the coding sequence ATGCGAAAACTGAATATTCTTTTTCTGGACTTTGGACTTTCTAAAGATAAAACTGAAAGTGCATTGTCATATGAATTGAATTCTTCAGTTTTTAATTTGGGAAAATCTTTGAGGGAACAACTGCGAAAAGATGATGATTTAGGAAAAGAAATGATGAAATTATTGGATAGTGGAAAAATGCTTACGACTGACATTATTGGAAAATTTATCTCAAAAAACTTAAAAGAAATTGACGATAATGTTTTATTGGCTGAATATCCAAGAACTGTGGAACAATTTAACGGACTTAAAAAAGTCCTGATAACGGAAAATATTGAGATAGAAAATATTTGGTATTTTAAACAAAATGAACCTAAAACATTTATGAAAGAACATTTTGAAAATCCGAAACAAAGACAATGGGTTGATAAATATGGCTCTGAAATTATTGATAATTGGAAAACGAAGTTTAAAGAAAGAAGTGAGCAAATAACTGAAATCAAAAAAGCTTCGGATGAATATAATTGGAAAGTAATTGAAATGGATTTTGTCGCTGATTTAAGTACTGAATATATACAACAGCGGATAAAAGACTGTGCCTAA
- a CDS encoding RDD family protein: MIISMFVIYPVAMNKDFLNGKSIGKRIFGIQVQNLDGQKANEWKCSLRNILPIIPIDILFTLMSPKRRIGDRIAKTQIGFENQKNLKSIGAELKNYRLNKELFFGIVFGIVNIYGLLNLYGFIFKITTNL; encoded by the coding sequence TTGATTATATCAATGTTTGTTATTTATCCAGTTGCAATGAATAAAGATTTTCTAAACGGAAAAAGTATCGGAAAAAGAATATTCGGAATTCAAGTACAAAATTTAGACGGCCAAAAAGCTAATGAATGGAAATGTTCGTTGCGAAATATTTTACCGATTATCCCAATTGATATTCTGTTTACTTTAATGAGTCCTAAAAGACGAATTGGCGATAGAATAGCGAAAACTCAAATAGGATTTGAAAACCAAAAAAATCTAAAGTCAATTGGTGCGGAACTAAAAAATTACCGACTGAATAAAGAACTTTTCTTCGGAATAGTTTTCGGAATTGTAAATATTTACGGACTTTTAAACTTGTACGGATTTATTTTTAAAATTACCACAAATCTATGA